A region from the Salicibibacter cibarius genome encodes:
- a CDS encoding alpha/beta fold hydrolase has translation MFNETKPTFLFIHGSGGTARKWRMQRESLNKIRSTFIDLPGHGENKDQLKTTIESCADWVAEKIDEEVIVVGHSMGGLIGIELAARNSKVKGLVLVACHYKLPVNPKVLEKLSKGVFPESFFYAAYSKQVDPSLIAEEKGEIKINAVGVRKTDLEACDRYTKGKDIVSTLNIPMFAVYGSEDKMIPKDANQKLEALNPKIKTKVITNSGHNVMLEQPKLFNEMIISFRKKK, from the coding sequence ATGTTTAACGAAACGAAACCCACATTTTTATTTATTCATGGCTCTGGAGGAACAGCTAGAAAGTGGCGCATGCAAAGGGAGTCGTTAAACAAAATACGGTCTACATTTATTGATCTACCTGGACATGGAGAAAACAAAGATCAATTGAAGACAACGATTGAGAGTTGTGCGGATTGGGTTGCTGAAAAAATAGATGAAGAAGTAATTGTTGTAGGGCATTCGATGGGCGGACTTATTGGCATTGAACTGGCTGCAAGAAATAGTAAAGTAAAAGGTTTAGTGCTTGTTGCTTGTCACTACAAATTACCGGTTAATCCAAAGGTATTAGAAAAATTGTCTAAAGGGGTTTTTCCTGAATCCTTTTTCTATGCAGCTTATTCAAAACAGGTTGATCCGTCATTGATAGCTGAAGAAAAAGGAGAAATAAAAATAAACGCAGTAGGTGTAAGAAAAACTGATCTTGAAGCATGCGATAGATACACGAAAGGAAAGGATATCGTTTCAACATTGAACATACCGATGTTTGCAGTTTACGGCTCCGAAGATAAGATGATACCAAAAGATGCAAATCAAAAACTCGAAGCACTTAATCCAAAAATCAAAACGAAAGTTATTACGAACTCTGGACACAATGTGATGTTGGAACAACCGAAATTATTTAACGAGATGATTATAAGTTTTAGAAAAAAAAAGTAG
- a CDS encoding Ldh family oxidoreductase — translation MSNQMILKQDLLRNFSEKIFIKAGLLKDDAKIYADALIQANLEGIDSHGVSKLPIYFKRFVEGRVNAKPSIKIDHTAPGTIIADGDNGPGPIVSKRTIDASLDIMKEIGIVGVGVNNSNHFGAASYYCKQACNQQAICIAFTNAPANIAPWGGKEPYFGTNPIAFGFPNGSEPPIIIDMSSSIVAKAKIRIAEEKKEAIPVGWAVDQNGNQTTDPMEALKGTILPIAGPKGYALALSVEIISGLLTGAAFGNHVQGFNDNNAGIANVGHFFILIDINKFMDISVYEQLIQQMITEIKEIPKASGVDEILIPGERRASKAKLRSEKGIPVPVATINKLNELAKQEQVRFM, via the coding sequence GTGAGTAATCAAATGATCCTCAAACAGGATTTATTAAGAAATTTTTCGGAGAAGATTTTTATAAAAGCTGGTTTACTTAAAGATGACGCAAAGATTTATGCGGACGCTCTTATTCAGGCAAACCTTGAAGGTATTGATAGTCATGGTGTAAGTAAATTGCCAATATATTTTAAACGGTTCGTTGAAGGAAGAGTCAATGCAAAACCCTCTATTAAAATTGATCATACAGCACCAGGAACTATTATAGCGGATGGAGATAATGGTCCTGGACCAATAGTTTCGAAGCGAACAATAGACGCGTCTTTAGATATAATGAAAGAAATAGGAATAGTTGGTGTAGGAGTTAACAATAGTAATCATTTTGGGGCTGCTTCCTATTATTGTAAACAAGCTTGCAATCAGCAGGCTATTTGTATTGCTTTTACGAATGCCCCTGCTAATATCGCTCCGTGGGGAGGAAAAGAACCATATTTTGGTACAAACCCAATTGCTTTTGGATTTCCGAATGGATCTGAACCTCCTATAATTATTGATATGTCCTCTAGTATTGTTGCTAAAGCAAAAATACGAATTGCGGAAGAAAAAAAAGAAGCAATACCTGTAGGTTGGGCAGTTGACCAAAATGGAAACCAGACGACTGACCCTATGGAAGCTTTAAAAGGTACTATACTTCCTATAGCTGGACCGAAAGGATATGCTTTGGCGTTGTCTGTTGAAATTATTTCTGGTTTGTTGACCGGAGCTGCTTTTGGAAATCACGTTCAAGGGTTTAATGATAATAATGCTGGCATAGCTAATGTAGGGCATTTTTTCATTTTAATAGACATAAATAAATTTATGGATATTTCAGTTTATGAACAATTAATTCAGCAAATGATAACTGAAATTAAAGAAATTCCTAAAGCATCCGGAGTTGATGAAATATTAATACCTGGCGAGCGAAGGGCTAGTAAAGCCAAACTAAGAAGTGAAAAAGGGATACCAGTTCCTGTAGCAACGATTAATAAATTAAATGAATTAGCAAAACAAGAACAAGTTCGGTTCATGTAG
- a CDS encoding acetate--CoA ligase family protein, which produces MQPTTNKKILLNEVESRKLLKKYGIQQNEYGFAKTKSEAKEIANNLTLPLVMKVVSPKIVHKSNFGGVKLGLNSLKDVVEAFDEINANANNFGVSNIDIDGVTVQEMESGVQELLIGVKKDDTFGNVLVVGLGGVFVELMKDVSLGISPLSESYIYKMVKNLKGFPLLDGYRGTERADVPAFVEMIKRVEVMVTEEDKVEELDLNPVIIKRNGDGCLAVDVRIITRA; this is translated from the coding sequence ATGCAGCCGACTACTAATAAAAAAATATTATTGAATGAAGTGGAAAGTAGGAAATTACTAAAAAAATATGGTATCCAACAAAATGAATATGGTTTTGCGAAAACAAAATCTGAAGCGAAGGAAATAGCTAATAATTTAACATTACCACTGGTAATGAAAGTTGTTTCGCCAAAAATAGTTCATAAAAGTAATTTTGGAGGTGTGAAATTAGGTTTGAATTCTTTGAAAGATGTAGTAGAAGCCTTCGATGAGATAAATGCAAATGCTAATAATTTTGGTGTTTCTAATATCGATATTGATGGAGTAACTGTCCAAGAAATGGAAAGTGGGGTGCAGGAACTTTTAATTGGTGTTAAAAAAGATGATACTTTTGGTAATGTTTTGGTTGTGGGCTTAGGAGGAGTATTCGTTGAATTAATGAAAGACGTTTCTTTAGGTATATCACCATTATCTGAATCGTATATATACAAAATGGTGAAAAATCTAAAAGGGTTCCCTTTATTAGATGGTTATAGAGGAACAGAACGTGCAGATGTCCCTGCGTTCGTAGAAATGATTAAGCGTGTTGAGGTTATGGTTACCGAAGAAGATAAAGTGGAAGAGTTGGATTTAAATCCAGTAATCATCAAAAGAAATGGAGATGGTTGTTTAGCTGTTGATGTACGAATTATAACAAGGGCATAA
- a CDS encoding acetate--CoA ligase family protein — translation MTNTKEALDAAFKPKSIAIIGASNNMSKLGAADLRKVNDFGYSGNIFPVNPNEEKVQGYKAYKSVLDIPDEVDRAVIILPTKHVLKVVKECAEKGVKVAQIYSAGFGEFGEHGKKIEQDMLSVAKQYGMRIIGPNCIGTYCPSGGITFTDSKNPVKGSIAFVSQSGGIAHDVVSNGDTHDIYYSKVISVGNCIDLDHSDFIEYLLDDSDTKVIGLYVESVKNGKRLAKTLSKVTPNKPVVILKGGRTSAGNKSVSSHTGNLAGDYEVWKALFNQTNTLYVHSMEEMFTALKCLQYLQVNENRNIAMIGNGGGASVLATDVCEELWLDLAQLEESSIDELHQLGVSESNHNINPIDLPARAITANEGQTFTKIMSILANDNNISYILFHINLIPLSNYMNLRETLSNMFKQFDLLDDLNVNVVGVLRTNGDPKLIEEKLNATKSFLSSKGIPVLSTIEQGLFGISMMARHGENEARKEVSYAADY, via the coding sequence ATGACAAACACAAAAGAAGCTTTAGATGCTGCTTTTAAGCCAAAATCAATTGCTATTATAGGTGCTTCAAATAATATGTCAAAATTAGGTGCTGCTGATTTAAGAAAAGTTAATGATTTTGGTTATTCAGGAAACATATTCCCTGTCAACCCAAATGAAGAGAAAGTACAAGGTTATAAGGCATATAAAAGTGTTTTGGATATCCCAGATGAAGTTGACCGTGCAGTCATAATATTGCCTACTAAACATGTACTCAAGGTTGTAAAGGAATGTGCTGAAAAAGGAGTTAAAGTAGCGCAAATTTACTCCGCGGGATTTGGTGAATTTGGTGAGCACGGAAAAAAAATAGAACAAGACATGCTCTCTGTTGCAAAACAATATGGCATGAGAATAATAGGCCCTAATTGTATAGGTACTTATTGTCCTTCCGGTGGAATTACATTTACCGATAGTAAAAATCCAGTTAAGGGATCTATAGCTTTTGTTTCACAGAGTGGTGGAATTGCTCATGATGTTGTTAGTAATGGAGACACTCACGACATTTATTACAGTAAAGTTATATCTGTTGGTAATTGTATAGATTTAGATCATAGTGATTTCATTGAATATTTGCTGGATGATTCTGATACAAAAGTTATTGGATTATATGTAGAAAGTGTTAAAAATGGGAAACGGTTAGCAAAAACTCTATCTAAAGTAACTCCTAATAAACCAGTAGTTATATTAAAGGGTGGACGTACATCAGCAGGAAACAAATCTGTTTCTTCTCATACCGGCAATTTAGCAGGAGATTACGAGGTATGGAAAGCGCTTTTTAACCAAACAAATACACTATATGTTCATAGTATGGAAGAGATGTTTACTGCGTTGAAATGTCTCCAATATTTACAGGTTAATGAAAATAGAAACATTGCAATGATAGGAAATGGTGGTGGGGCATCAGTCCTGGCAACAGATGTATGTGAAGAATTATGGCTTGATCTTGCTCAATTAGAAGAATCGTCCATAGATGAATTACATCAATTGGGTGTTAGCGAATCAAATCATAATATTAATCCTATCGATTTACCAGCAAGGGCTATTACGGCAAATGAAGGTCAAACCTTTACAAAAATTATGAGTATATTAGCAAACGATAATAATATTTCATATATATTATTTCATATAAACTTGATTCCTCTATCTAATTATATGAATTTGCGGGAGACATTAAGCAATATGTTTAAACAATTTGATTTATTAGATGATTTGAATGTAAATGTGGTTGGCGTATTAAGAACCAATGGAGATCCTAAATTAATTGAGGAAAAATTAAATGCTACAAAATCATTCTTATCATCAAAAGGGATACCAGTTTTATCAACCATAGAGCAAGGGTTATTTGGAATAAGTATGATGGCTAGACATGGTGAAAATGAGGCAAGAAAGGAAGTATCTTATGCAGCCGACTACTAA
- a CDS encoding selenium metabolism-associated LysR family transcriptional regulator — MNHDHLETFIVVVEQKSFSEAARILYLSQPTVTSHIQALENAINANLFERTKKHVEATPAANLLYPYAKNILDTQVRAQNEIDQLMGELHGKLVIASSLTIGESILPSLLYEFKMKYPKVELNTEIINSQHIVELIRNSELEIGLIEAWLDEPLLHMEPFMSDELLLVAKKDFFTNSKKIITVEELCSTPLVLRERGSGTRSVLHQYLGKMGVSSEDLNVVLELGSTESVKAAVEAGLGVSIISKHAIEKELSLDLFETYPIKNVELSRHFYIAYKKRKTLSLISEEFLHLLRNNEHFSTTENR, encoded by the coding sequence ATGAACCATGATCATTTAGAAACATTTATAGTTGTTGTGGAGCAGAAAAGCTTTTCGGAAGCTGCTCGCATCCTTTATTTATCACAACCTACGGTAACTTCTCACATTCAGGCTCTTGAAAATGCCATAAATGCGAATTTATTTGAACGGACTAAAAAACATGTGGAAGCTACACCAGCAGCTAATTTACTATATCCTTATGCCAAAAATATTCTGGATACGCAGGTTCGGGCACAAAATGAAATTGATCAACTAATGGGAGAATTACATGGTAAATTAGTGATTGCTAGCAGTTTGACAATCGGTGAAAGTATCCTTCCATCGTTACTTTATGAATTCAAAATGAAATATCCAAAAGTTGAATTAAATACGGAAATTATAAATAGCCAACACATTGTAGAATTGATTAGAAATAGTGAATTGGAGATTGGCCTTATTGAAGCTTGGTTGGATGAACCTCTTTTACACATGGAACCTTTTATGTCTGATGAACTTCTATTAGTGGCTAAAAAAGATTTTTTTACTAACTCAAAAAAAATTATTACGGTAGAAGAATTATGCTCTACCCCTCTTGTGCTTAGAGAAAGAGGTTCAGGAACACGTTCTGTACTACATCAATATCTCGGAAAAATGGGAGTATCATCAGAAGATTTAAATGTTGTCCTTGAATTAGGAAGTACCGAATCCGTAAAAGCAGCTGTAGAAGCTGGTTTAGGAGTATCTATAATATCAAAACATGCCATAGAAAAAGAATTATCCCTAGATTTATTTGAAACATATCCAATTAAAAATGTTGAATTGAGCAGACATTTTTATATAGCATATAAAAAAAGAAAAACGTTATCGTTAATATCTGAAGAGTTTTTGCACTTACTTCGGAACAATGAACATTTTTCTACGACAGAAAATAGATAA
- a CDS encoding YeiH family protein has protein sequence MHKSIRKISQLLPGLTLCLVVMAASLYIAKWLGVVINYFQGILDGGSSPISSIFVAIIMGILIRNVIGLHDDFQKGVNFSVKIVLKAGIILLGIRLSFLDVITLGAWGIPIILICVITGLFVTIWITAKLNQSHRLGTLTAVGTGICGVTAIVGTAPGIKANKEEITYSIGSITIFGIIAMFLYPYLAHWFFSDDPVRAGLFLGTAIHETAQVAGASLIYNQIFQSNEVVDVATISKLTRNTLLIAVVPLMSYYYLKTSNRSSTDGQERKKWYQLIPLFVIGFLLMAIVRTIGDSGVQEYQLAFGILSPDQWQMVWESLNTFGSEYLLGIAMAAVGLSTNLRMFKTLGVRPFYIGMVAALTVTGISLLMVYLLGGFIAY, from the coding sequence ATGCATAAAAGCATTCGAAAGATATCACAGTTATTGCCGGGGCTAACCCTTTGTCTTGTAGTAATGGCAGCATCATTGTACATTGCAAAATGGCTAGGAGTTGTTATTAATTATTTCCAAGGAATCTTAGATGGCGGAAGTAGTCCGATTTCCTCGATATTTGTAGCGATTATCATGGGGATATTAATAAGAAATGTGATCGGTCTACACGACGATTTCCAAAAAGGTGTAAATTTTTCAGTCAAAATTGTTTTAAAGGCTGGAATTATCCTATTAGGTATACGTTTAAGTTTTTTAGATGTGATTACACTTGGAGCTTGGGGTATTCCAATCATTTTGATTTGCGTTATAACAGGTCTATTTGTAACGATCTGGATCACTGCAAAATTAAATCAATCCCATCGACTCGGAACGTTAACGGCCGTAGGTACAGGGATATGCGGGGTTACGGCAATTGTAGGTACAGCACCAGGAATCAAAGCTAATAAAGAAGAAATTACTTATTCGATTGGAAGCATTACAATCTTTGGAATAATAGCTATGTTTCTATACCCGTATTTGGCACATTGGTTTTTTTCTGACGATCCGGTGCGTGCTGGCTTGTTTTTAGGAACTGCTATTCATGAAACGGCTCAGGTAGCTGGTGCTTCGTTAATTTATAACCAAATATTTCAGTCTAATGAAGTTGTTGATGTTGCCACAATATCTAAGCTTACAAGAAATACTCTACTGATAGCTGTCGTGCCGCTCATGTCTTATTACTATTTGAAGACATCAAACCGATCTTCCACAGATGGTCAAGAAAGGAAAAAGTGGTATCAACTAATCCCCTTGTTTGTCATAGGTTTTCTCCTGATGGCTATAGTCCGTACAATTGGTGATTCTGGTGTGCAAGAGTATCAATTAGCCTTTGGCATTTTATCACCGGATCAATGGCAGATGGTTTGGGAATCTCTTAACACATTCGGTTCTGAATATTTACTTGGAATTGCCATGGCTGCTGTAGGATTATCTACAAACCTTAGGATGTTTAAAACCCTTGGAGTTAGACCCTTTTATATTGGTATGGTAGCTGCCCTTACAGTAACTGGTATTAGCTTGCTGATGGTTTATTTACTAGGTGGATTTATTGCGTATTAA
- a CDS encoding NAD(P)-binding domain-containing protein, which yields MIDLAIIGAGPYGLSLAAHAKESNINYKVFGYPMDFWASKIPPNMYVRTSLEYTGLSDRHNEYTLKNYQLEKGIDLFYPLSRNVFVDYAFWFIKKTDIDIEKALITNVISTDGFYIVQTENGNSYKAKKVIVAVGLTNAQYIPNELYVSKKNLVTHSSDYTTFDEFVGQHVLVVGGGQSAWETAALLHQANAEVELVYRRSERLKPQKNMNAKQQEISRRFYYFSKQYQDKIKKELEKATVSDFLVPLVEGKVKQRPNTFITYVLKTHDNKVHVKLNDQTSLIVDHVIAATGFRFSVNNISFLNSIHQNIAINDSGDPVLNEYFESTVPNLFFTGPAAATSHGPAYRFIAGLWATCDILIPYIKKTL from the coding sequence ATGATAGATTTAGCCATAATAGGTGCTGGACCATATGGTTTATCGCTTGCTGCTCATGCAAAAGAATCAAACATAAATTATAAGGTTTTTGGCTATCCGATGGATTTTTGGGCTTCTAAAATCCCCCCAAATATGTATGTGCGTACCTCCTTAGAATATACAGGATTATCTGATAGGCATAATGAATATACTTTGAAAAATTATCAGCTAGAAAAAGGGATAGATTTATTTTATCCTCTTTCTCGTAATGTATTCGTTGATTACGCTTTTTGGTTTATTAAAAAAACTGATATAGATATTGAAAAAGCATTAATCACGAATGTCATATCTACTGATGGTTTTTATATTGTACAAACTGAAAATGGTAATTCTTATAAAGCTAAAAAAGTTATAGTTGCCGTAGGTTTAACAAATGCTCAGTATATCCCAAATGAATTGTACGTATCTAAGAAAAATTTAGTTACGCATTCATCTGATTACACTACTTTTGATGAGTTTGTTGGTCAGCATGTATTAGTAGTGGGAGGAGGGCAAAGTGCTTGGGAAACAGCGGCGCTATTACATCAGGCTAATGCAGAGGTAGAACTTGTATACAGAAGATCAGAACGTTTAAAACCACAAAAAAATATGAATGCAAAACAACAAGAAATATCTAGAAGGTTTTATTATTTTTCAAAGCAATATCAAGATAAAATAAAGAAAGAATTGGAGAAAGCAACTGTTTCTGACTTTTTGGTTCCCCTAGTGGAAGGGAAAGTCAAACAAAGACCAAATACCTTTATTACATATGTGTTAAAAACACATGATAACAAAGTGCATGTTAAATTGAATGACCAAACCTCTTTAATTGTTGATCATGTTATTGCAGCAACTGGCTTTCGTTTTTCTGTTAATAACATCTCTTTTTTGAACTCAATTCACCAAAATATAGCAATTAATGATTCGGGTGATCCTGTGCTTAATGAATACTTTGAGTCAACTGTTCCCAATTTATTTTTTACTGGTCCTGCAGCAGCTACTTCACATGGCCCTGCTTATCGTTTTATTGCTGGATTATGGGCGACATGTGATATATTAATTCCTTATATCAAAAAAACTCTTTAA
- a CDS encoding tripartite tricarboxylate transporter permease, whose product MELFGFDLLNLFTFETISAILFGTFAGLLIGAIPGLGSTVTVVLLLPFTFAMDPLASILLLLAAFQGSEYGGSISAIVIGIPGTPSAAPTVLDGHSLAKKSSPGHALAYSLIASSIGGLAGGLMLLFFSVPLADFALNLSDPEFFLVALIGLIVVGGLSSRDVTKSMISVVLGLMAGTVGVDILTSAPRFTLGQNELMEGLDLIAVLVGVFAFSQIFIMISEELNVNYITDVKGLKTKITLKEFRGVAKPIGIGSITGAIVGLIPGMGAGPSSWFAYTFVKKASKRKSKFGKGNPEGIAGPEAANNATVGGSMLPMLTLGIPASPAIAIIMGAFIIHGIQPGPSLFASDTDLVYGIFYGFLFTTISMFILGKLVTPLFSRVLTVPNHYLIPIILILALTGAFVSNYLIFDLWVALLIGVAFYFLLKLDFSLPSFILAFILSPIVEESLRRSLLISDGDYLIFLTRPFSLVLVILILLIIIVISYTSLRKGYKRKHNDDETASGT is encoded by the coding sequence ATGGAATTATTTGGTTTTGATTTATTAAACTTATTCACATTTGAAACTATTTCTGCAATATTATTTGGAACTTTTGCAGGTTTATTAATAGGTGCTATACCAGGGCTTGGTTCAACAGTCACAGTTGTTTTACTCCTGCCTTTCACATTTGCAATGGATCCCTTAGCTTCAATATTACTTTTACTTGCTGCATTTCAGGGTTCTGAATACGGAGGATCAATTTCAGCTATTGTAATTGGGATACCAGGAACGCCATCAGCCGCACCGACAGTTTTAGACGGTCACTCATTGGCTAAAAAAAGCTCTCCAGGACATGCACTAGCATACTCGCTAATTGCTAGTTCGATTGGTGGTTTAGCAGGTGGTTTGATGCTGCTCTTCTTCTCAGTACCTTTAGCAGATTTTGCATTAAATTTGTCAGATCCTGAATTTTTCTTAGTCGCCCTTATTGGTTTGATTGTTGTTGGCGGGTTAAGTTCTCGGGATGTTACAAAGAGTATGATATCTGTTGTATTGGGATTAATGGCTGGTACAGTAGGGGTTGACATTTTAACAAGTGCTCCGAGGTTTACATTAGGACAGAATGAGTTGATGGAAGGGCTAGATTTGATAGCAGTGTTAGTTGGTGTTTTTGCTTTTTCGCAAATATTTATAATGATAAGTGAAGAACTTAATGTAAATTATATCACGGACGTGAAAGGCCTTAAAACTAAAATAACATTAAAAGAATTCAGAGGAGTAGCGAAACCTATCGGTATTGGTTCAATCACTGGCGCTATTGTTGGGCTTATTCCAGGCATGGGAGCTGGTCCCTCTTCATGGTTCGCTTACACTTTTGTAAAAAAAGCTTCTAAAAGAAAATCTAAATTTGGCAAAGGAAACCCAGAAGGGATAGCTGGGCCAGAAGCTGCAAATAACGCTACAGTTGGAGGCTCTATGCTTCCAATGCTGACGCTGGGAATTCCTGCTTCACCTGCAATTGCTATTATTATGGGAGCGTTTATTATACACGGCATTCAGCCTGGACCTTCTCTCTTTGCATCTGATACAGATTTAGTGTATGGGATATTTTATGGTTTTTTGTTTACAACAATATCTATGTTCATCTTAGGTAAATTAGTGACACCCTTGTTTTCACGAGTATTAACTGTACCAAATCATTACTTAATTCCTATTATACTCATTTTAGCACTTACAGGAGCTTTCGTATCGAATTATTTAATTTTTGATCTTTGGGTGGCATTGTTAATTGGGGTTGCTTTTTACTTTTTATTGAAACTTGATTTTTCGTTACCATCATTTATATTAGCCTTTATTTTAAGCCCAATAGTTGAAGAAAGTTTACGTAGATCTTTGCTCATTTCAGATGGGGATTATTTGATTTTTCTCACAAGACCATTTTCACTCGTTCTGGTTATTCTTATTTTATTAATTATTATAGTAATATCATATACCTCGTTAAGAAAAGGATATAAAAGAAAACACAACGATGATGAAACTGCAAGCGGGACATGA
- a CDS encoding tripartite tricarboxylate transporter TctB family protein: MSANKGTYVSLILLFILAISYGVSAINFRDQESGIGPHYFPIILSILLILLCIISVIQTVKKEDKKIEMPNKMLLFGVLCLIVAFILGWEFIGYYIVSIFFLFILFTLFRMNSLSKKVIFINIIWSISVTISIYFVFDFILGVGL; encoded by the coding sequence ATGAGCGCTAATAAAGGAACATATGTTTCTTTAATTCTTCTATTTATATTGGCAATTAGTTATGGCGTATCAGCTATAAATTTTAGGGATCAAGAATCTGGGATAGGTCCACATTACTTTCCAATTATATTATCTATTCTATTAATCCTTCTATGCATTATAAGTGTTATACAAACTGTAAAAAAAGAAGATAAAAAAATTGAAATGCCGAATAAAATGCTACTTTTTGGGGTTTTATGTTTAATCGTTGCTTTTATACTAGGATGGGAATTTATTGGATATTATATTGTTTCCATATTTTTCTTATTTATTTTATTCACTCTTTTTCGTATGAATTCGCTTTCAAAAAAAGTTATCTTTATAAATATTATCTGGTCTATAAGTGTAACCATTTCAATCTATTTTGTATTTGATTTTATATTGGGTGTGGGACTTTAA
- a CDS encoding Bug family tripartite tricarboxylate transporter substrate binding protein, giving the protein MKKRTWILFFACTVIISGCSQSSSSPEDDYPSDTIEIITPFAPGGSTDTAARIFESHLSENLPNNQNVIVDNRPGGQTTVGMTAIQNAEPDGYTIGFASNSPITTQPHLSDTEYDYDSFEPIIQLVDIPQVLMANHDSELEDFDDLLEFMEENPGDFTYSTPGNGSISDIAMLSFLSEAELEAEAIPYESGGDAVTAALGGEVDAVSTFQGNVDADQVNTLVQFSEETSEMNEGVPTLEEGGIDTSTEAYIGIVAPEGVPQEIVDTLHDAFEQTLEDPEVQEQLLDLHYDISYGTGEEFGQNLEEDYFEHEELLREAGQIE; this is encoded by the coding sequence GTGAAAAAAAGAACATGGATCTTGTTTTTTGCTTGTACAGTAATAATATCAGGTTGTTCACAATCATCAAGTTCACCAGAAGATGATTATCCATCAGATACAATTGAAATAATAACTCCTTTTGCACCTGGAGGTAGTACGGACACGGCAGCGAGAATTTTTGAGAGTCATTTAAGTGAAAACTTGCCGAATAACCAAAATGTTATTGTAGATAACAGACCTGGTGGTCAGACTACTGTTGGGATGACAGCTATTCAAAATGCTGAGCCTGACGGTTACACGATAGGATTTGCTTCAAATAGCCCTATTACCACTCAACCACATTTATCTGATACTGAGTATGATTACGATAGCTTTGAACCTATTATTCAATTGGTCGATATACCTCAAGTACTTATGGCTAATCATGATTCTGAGTTGGAAGATTTCGATGACTTATTAGAGTTTATGGAAGAAAATCCGGGTGATTTCACTTATTCTACACCTGGTAATGGCAGTATATCTGACATTGCAATGTTATCTTTTCTTTCAGAAGCTGAGCTTGAAGCAGAAGCTATCCCATACGAAAGCGGTGGTGATGCTGTTACAGCAGCTTTAGGTGGTGAAGTAGACGCAGTATCTACATTTCAGGGGAATGTGGATGCAGACCAAGTAAATACATTAGTTCAATTTTCAGAAGAAACAAGTGAAATGAATGAGGGTGTTCCTACATTAGAAGAAGGTGGGATCGATACTTCGACAGAGGCTTATATTGGAATAGTAGCACCCGAGGGGGTACCACAGGAAATAGTAGATACATTACATGACGCCTTCGAACAAACATTAGAGGATCCTGAAGTGCAAGAACAACTATTAGATTTACATTATGATATTTCTTATGGTACTGGTGAGGAATTCGGACAAAATCTTGAAGAAGATTATTTTGAACATGAAGAGCTTTTGAGGGAAGCAGGTCAAATTGAGTAG